Proteins from one Streptomyces sp. NBC_00289 genomic window:
- a CDS encoding transposase family protein, whose amino-acid sequence MSVALPDASRLTASPTCVDSVVPEGLLQVLAQVPDPRDPRGVRYQLATLLAIGVC is encoded by the coding sequence ATGTCCGTTGCGCTTCCGGACGCGTCCCGTCTGACCGCATCGCCGACCTGCGTGGACTCGGTCGTTCCCGAGGGGCTGCTGCAGGTCCTGGCGCAGGTGCCCGACCCGCGTGATCCGCGCGGAGTGCGATATCAACTGGCTACTCTGCTGGCGATCGGCGTCTGTTGA
- a CDS encoding IS1182 family transposase, whose protein sequence is MRKIYARKEPPLAVAIRDQLPEVFPDTEFSGAFGARGRPALSPGLLALVTVLQMAENLTDRQAADAARKDLTWKYALGLGLADEGFDASVLSEFRTRVVEHGLEERALDLLLAALKEKGLVKPGGKQRTDSTHVISAVRDMNRLELAGESVRAVLEALAAAAPGWLATVVDVEPWSRRYAARVDSWRLPVTASKRADLAVAFGTDAVTLLEAVYRADVPGWLRELPAVQVLRTVLVQNYQVTDTPRGREVRRRAADEDGLPPARVRLGSPYDTDARWAAKGEDLFWLGYKIHLSETCDDDDGDNRAPNLVTNVATTDATVPDASMTEPIHQTLAGRKLAPGEHYVDSGYPSAALVASSLKDFGTVLISPLLGDCSPQARAGAGYDRAAFAIDFEQQNAVCPQGRTSSSWSPCTQRGTDAVVIKFAKTTCQPCPARGRCTTSKAGYRQLTVLPRQLHELQHTARLAQATRDWQHEYRRRAGVEGTIRQAVAVTGTRRARYRGLARTHLEHVYSAVALNLIRLHAWWNGHPMDRTRTSHLARLELALAA, encoded by the coding sequence GTGCGGAAGATATACGCGCGTAAGGAGCCGCCGCTCGCGGTGGCGATCCGGGACCAGTTGCCCGAGGTGTTCCCGGACACGGAGTTCTCCGGTGCGTTCGGTGCACGGGGCCGACCGGCACTCTCGCCGGGCCTGCTGGCGCTGGTCACGGTGCTGCAGATGGCGGAGAACCTCACCGACCGGCAGGCCGCCGATGCCGCCCGCAAGGACCTCACCTGGAAATACGCGCTCGGGCTCGGCCTGGCGGACGAGGGGTTCGACGCGTCGGTGTTGTCGGAGTTCCGCACCCGGGTGGTCGAGCACGGCCTGGAGGAGCGGGCCTTGGACCTGCTGCTGGCCGCGTTGAAGGAGAAGGGCCTGGTCAAGCCGGGCGGGAAGCAGCGGACAGACTCCACTCACGTGATCAGCGCGGTGCGGGACATGAACCGCCTGGAGTTGGCCGGTGAGAGTGTGCGGGCCGTGCTGGAGGCGCTTGCGGCCGCGGCACCGGGCTGGCTCGCCACGGTCGTGGACGTCGAACCATGGTCCAGGCGTTATGCGGCCCGGGTCGATTCCTGGCGGCTGCCCGTCACCGCGTCCAAGCGCGCCGACCTGGCCGTCGCGTTCGGAACGGATGCGGTCACACTGCTGGAAGCGGTCTACCGCGCCGACGTGCCGGGATGGCTGCGCGAGCTGCCCGCGGTGCAGGTCTTGCGGACCGTACTGGTGCAGAACTACCAGGTCACCGACACCCCCAGAGGACGGGAGGTGCGGCGGCGGGCGGCGGACGAGGACGGTCTCCCGCCGGCCAGAGTCCGTCTCGGCTCTCCGTACGACACCGACGCCCGCTGGGCGGCCAAGGGCGAGGACTTGTTCTGGCTGGGATACAAGATCCACCTGTCCGAGACCTGTGACGACGATGATGGCGACAACCGCGCCCCGAACCTGGTCACGAACGTGGCCACGACCGATGCCACCGTGCCGGACGCGTCGATGACCGAGCCGATCCACCAGACCCTGGCCGGCCGGAAACTGGCTCCGGGCGAGCACTACGTCGACTCCGGCTATCCCTCCGCGGCGCTTGTCGCCTCCTCGCTCAAGGACTTCGGCACCGTGCTGATCAGCCCGCTGTTGGGCGACTGCTCGCCCCAGGCCAGAGCCGGTGCCGGCTACGACCGGGCCGCGTTCGCCATCGACTTCGAACAGCAGAACGCCGTCTGCCCGCAGGGCCGCACCAGCTCGTCCTGGAGCCCCTGCACCCAGCGCGGCACCGACGCCGTGGTCATCAAGTTCGCCAAGACCACCTGCCAGCCGTGCCCGGCCCGGGGCCGGTGCACCACCTCGAAGGCCGGATACCGGCAGCTCACCGTCCTGCCCCGCCAACTCCACGAGCTCCAGCACACCGCCCGCCTCGCCCAGGCCACCCGTGACTGGCAGCACGAATACCGACGACGAGCAGGCGTCGAGGGCACCATCCGCCAGGCCGTCGCGGTCACCGGCACCCGCCGTGCCCGCTACCGCGGCCTGGCCCGGACGCACCTCGAGCACGTCTACTCGGCCGTCGCTCTCAACCTCATCCGACTCCACGCCTGGTGGAACGGCCA